In the genome of Leptospira broomii serovar Hurstbridge str. 5399, the window GAGAGTGCTAATTTTAGTCTTAAAAAGACCGTAAAGACCTAAATTCCCCATTCTGGTTGCTTTCATGCGATGATTAATATCAGGATTTTTGTGCCGGATTGAAAGGGTCCGTCCCTTAAATTTCCGGTTTATATGTCTCTTTTTGAGCCTTAAGCCACTATTTTTTTTAATTTAAATCCAGGAAAGAAATCGGGAACAAGCCTTATTTTTTCAAAAAAAATCGAATCAGCATAAAAGATGCAAATCAAGGACCGATTTTAAGGACACTAATGATTCTCAATTAAAGACCGCCAGCTTGGGATCCAAGAACTGGATCCGCGTTCTTGCAGAGAAATTCCGTTACTAACCCTATAAGGGGTTAAAACTCTAAACATTGCAAAGGGAGGTAAGAACGGTGGGCTTTATTATTCTGTCAGGACGTAAATTTTTATTGGAATGAACTTGTTTCTCGGAGAGACTCCGTTAGTTTTTTAGATCTTATTTCGATTTGAATAATCGCATACTATAACAAGATGCGAGTCTTATGCAAGAATCCGAGAGCTTTGCTGCCTTTGATCGAACGGGAAGGCGAACGAACAGTATCAAGAAAGGTTCGGTGTAAGGCCTAGGATTCCACCCAGAAGTAGTTGAATCTGAAATCTTACTGGAATATATGATCCTTTAGATCCGATCTCCGTAATTCACTTTTTATAACAAATGATTTATATTGTGAATTCGAGATCGATTTAAGGTTGCGAATAGATCGAAATAAGAGTATCATACAAATTGGAGTATTTCATGTCTCAAGAAACTAATTATACAACACTCGGAGAATTTTGGCCGTTCTATTTGAGAGAACATTCCAATAAATTGAATCGTATCTTGCACTTTATCGGTACCTCGATCGCATTGGGATGGATAATATCCGCGGTTGCTTTTTTAAATCCTTGGTATTTGCTCGGAGCGTTATTTAGCGGTTATTTATTTGCTTGGATCGGACATTTCTTTGTAGAGAAGAACCGTCCGGCGACGTTTACGTATCCTATAAAATCTTTTTTAAGTGATTGGCGTATGTTCTTCTACACCATTACCGGCCAATTGGGGAAAGAATTACAAAAGGCCGGAGTGAAGTAGGTACCATCGAAAGTTTCATCTTTCGAAATCTGCGAAGCCTTTCACTCCCAGCGCCGCCTATAGTTTCGGCGGCGCCTTTGTTTCTATTAAATGAACGCCATTCATAATTTTTTTCCGCTTTCTTTGCTAAAAGTCCATGCTTCGAATTTGTAGGAACTCCTACACAAATTTGCCGAATAAATGAATTGTAAAACCGTTGATTTTGTGAAATACGGTCTTTCTCGCGGGTACCACCGCACCGGCCCCCGCCCAGGAAGGGTGGGGATTTTCCAGTACCGAACGAACTAAAGCGACTTCCGGGATTCCGGCAGCAAGATCAATTTTTTAATAAAAATCGAACATAGAACAAAGGATAAAAAATTAAATATATATTGGGCGCCCACCATAAAAGTGAAACGTCTCCGCGGATGATCCAAAACGAAATAGCTTGAATACCGGACGCAATCGTGAATCCTAAGGACAGGATCGCAAGATTTTTCCAAACTGAATTTCGCTTATTAAATAAATATAAACTTGCTAATCCGGTAAACGAGATGAAAAGATCCAACGGCAAGAAGGACCAATTCCATGCATTTAAAATCGGGTCGCTATAATCTTTGAATAAAAATTCATCCGGGATGATTTTTATGGAGGTGATTCCCCAATATAAAATAAATCCTATATCCGTTATGAGGAAGAACTCGCTAAGTCCTTTCGGCTTTCTGAACTGAATTTCCTCTGCGGCCGGCATCTATCATATTCCTACCGCAATAACGGTGACCAATTTTTCTCTTCCTTTCACTTGAATCGGTGGAAGTGTTTCTCCGTTAAAATTCGCGCCCGCAAGTTTCCAGGTTTCTTCGGATACTAGGAATTCTTTCCCGAAATTCTTGGTTAAAGATTCGATTCGAGAGGCAGTATTTACTGCGTCTCCGATAACGGTAAATTCGGCTCTTTGGCTTGTTTCTATATTTCCTGAAAATACTTCCCCCGTATGAATTCCGATACCGATGCTTACCGGCGGATATCCGTTTGCCATTCGCTTAGCATTAAAATCACCCAAGCGTTCTAACATTCGTTTCCCACAGCTGAGAGCCTTGATTGCGTCTGCAGCCGGATCGTCGGACGGGTACGGGGTTCCGAACGTCGCCATAACGGCGTCTCCTATATATTTGTCCAGCGTGCCTCCGAATTCAAAAACGCATTCCGTCAATGTTTCACGGATCGATGAAAGAAATTTACCGAGCTCGATAGGATCCATGTTTTCCGAAAGAGCAGTAAAGTTCCGAATATCGGTAAATAGAATAGTTGCGGTCTGCCTCCTGCCGGTGAGTACGTCCGGATTAGCCATCATCTCGGTAACCATCCCGGGCGAAAAATAGCGGGAAAGTAAACTTCTCTGAGCTTCTGCCTCTCCGATTCTTCGAATCATAATCAGAGTTCTTAATATTCCGAAACAAAAGAAAAAAGCTAGGATTAAATAGACTAAAGGGCGGCCTGTGAATGCATCAGCCAGTAGAAGATTCGGTCCCATCACGTAATCTTTCCAGTCGACAGCGTAGGTGATTTTGCCCAAATACGCTGCATATGCGAAAAAGCCGAAATAGAACGTATAATAGAGCATTACACTAAGAAGGACTAAGCGTAAACGAAATTGTACGAGTGAAAATGCTAGGGGGAAAAAGAAGAAGCTTTGAATGGGATTTTTTAAAGCGAAACCTAGATTGTCCGGACTCGCTAAGAATGTGTATGAAATCAATACGCCGGAAATAATCACAAAATCCGACACGAGAGCAATGTACGAATAAACGGAAATTGCCCAGCGAGGGCAGGTCCGAATGATGACACTATGTCCAACGGTTATGACGGTGAATAAGCTGATGCCGATACCGTTAATCCATGCGTTTCCAGTATGCAAATTTGCCAAAAGTTGAAAGGCAAAAAATACGAGTAAGATATATCTAAACGCGTTGGATACGTAAGCTCCGATTTTTTCTTCATTCTCGACCACCTTTCTCCAGGATTCATCCATCTTACTTCGGTCTGTCGTTTCTATAATTTTGCAGAGGAATTTAGGTAGATAAGCTGGATATGGCATGATCGGAGCATAAGAGGGTCGACAGATGTATCAATTCTTTATCGGGTTTCAGTGGGAAAGAATTTGAAGAAAGATATTACTAACTTCGTTTTTGGGAGAAGAAAAAAAGACACTTGAGAGATTTTATCGGGTCTAAGCGGTTTTCAAAATGATAGAAATGTCTGGACGATAAAGACTCGGACATAGCATCTTCTACAAACATCGGAGTGGAATATGAAACATCGTATCGCGATCGTTGCCGGTGGAACCGGCTTAGTCGGAAGTCAATTGGTACGAGAACTTTTGCTTGATGCAGATTGGGACAAGGTTTATATGATCGTTCGTAAACCCTTATCTTGGTCGCATCCGAAGTTAGAACCGATACTTGTGGATTGGGATCATTTTCAAGATATTCCGAAAGGCGTTACCGATGCATTCTCCGCATTAGGGACAACGATTAAACAAGCTGGAACTCGAGAGAATTTTCGGAAGGTTGACTTTGAGTATGCGATTTCCTTTGCCAAGGCGGCTAAATCTAACGGGGTGAGGGGATTTTCCCTGGTTAGCTCCTTAGGCGCCGATTCGGAATCAATCGTATTTTATAATAAAGTAAAAGGCGAGGTGGAGCGGGAAATCTCCAAATTAGGATTCGAATATCTAGGTATTTTCCGACCTTCTCTATTGGAGGGGGATCGAAAGGAATTTAGAATAGGCGAAAAAATCGGGGCAATACTCGCAATATTCTTAAATCCGATTTTAATCGGACCTTTGAGGAAATATAGGTCAATAGAAGGATCGGTAGTCGCTAAAGCGATGTTAAACGCTGCCTGGGCGGATTTAAAAGGTAATATCATAATCGATTCCGATAAAATTCAAGAATTAGGTTCCTCGAACGTTCGGGCTAAAATATCGGAAGTTTTGAAAAAAGAAGTTTAGATTAAACGCAGGAATCGATAGTTAGATTCCCTTCCATCGTTTAAGATCATTTTTCAAAATGTATATTCGAGGTTTCATATCGAATGCAGCTCGATAAATTCCTACGTTTTCCATAGGACATATCGAGCTATAGAAAACGAATCTCTATAAATAGAGAAGAGCCGACTGAAGTACGGATACTTATCGTTTTTTATTTTGAATCCGAATCCGGTTGCTTTCCAAGATTGCTATGCTATCTAAATTGTAACCGTTTGCTAAAGCGAGGCGAGTTTCCTTTCGTTTTCCGGAAAGTTTATTCGCTCCTCTTTCAAGCAGGAGTCCGTTAACGGTTCTGGCGGCGGACTCGACCAACTCGAATGCAACTTCGTCTTTATCTTCTCCGCTTTCGAGGGAAGTATATAAACCGTAATTGGTTTCTAATTTCTCTTTTACTTTGGAAAGCAGCGCGCTACTAGGGAAGTTTGCGATTTCCTCGTCCAAATACTGCCTTAAATGTCCTTTTGGGCTTAAGCCTGAAACAACTCCGCCGATCGCTGCGACTATTTGTAATTGCGTTGTCCCCTCGTAAATATTGGTGATTCGCACATCCCGTACGATTCTAGAAATGTCGTAATCATAGGTATAGCCGGCACCTCCATGTATTTGCAATCCATCGTATGCGATTTTGTTGGCTTGTTCCGTGATGTAGTATTTCGAGAGGGGAGTGAAGAGGTTTGCCAGCTTTTCCCATTTACGAATAGTTTCGTCTTTCTTAATTTCTCTTTCATCCATTCCGGTTTCTTTGAGATGTTCGGATTTCCAATGATAAAGATCTATTGATCGGGAAGCTTCTTGCAGGATGGCTCGCATTGCGACGATTTCCCTATCCATCGATTCCAACATTTTTCTGACGGCAGGAATATCCTGAATTTTCTTTCCGAATTGCTCGCGCTCTTCGGCGTATTTTTTCGCTTCGTAGTAAGCCGCAGTTCCGATTCCTAGGGCTTGAGCCGCGATGGAAAGTCTTGCCCCGTTCATCATTGCCATCGAATATCGTACTAAACCGTAGCCTTCCTCTCCGATAAGAACTCCCGGCGAGTTCTCATAGACTACTTCGCAGGTCGGAGAACAATGAAGCCCCATCTTCTTTTCTATCCCGGCGATCTGAACATCGCTGCTTTTTACTAGAAAAAAAGAAAGTCCTCTCGCTCCGCTCGTCGGACTACCGGTTCTTGCAAGAGTTAGAATTACCGAAGGAATATTACCGAAACCGCAACCATGAGTGATAAATCTTTTCGCTCCTGTGATTCTCCATGTTCCGGAAGGGTCTTTGATTGCCTTGGTTTGCAGATTGGGAAGATCGGAACCGTAGTTAGGTTCGGTTAAAGCCATCGCACCGCAAAGGTCTCCGGCTGCCATCTTAGGAACATATTCCCGGACCAATTCCTCCGATCCGAAGCGCTCAATCGTCTCCGCTAAATTCATGCAACCGATTGCGATTGCGAATGCACCGTCCGCTCGGGCAAAAATTTCCATAAGCATCGCTTGGATGGTGGCTGGAATTCCTAATCCTCCGAACTTTCGTCCGATTGAATACGGTAAAATACCGGCCTCCTTCACTTTTGCGAGGCATTCCATCATGGTCTGCGGGAAGATAACTTTACCATTGGAATACTTTAAACCTTCTGCATCCATTTCCTTTGCTTTTGGTGCTATTTCAAGACCGGCAATTTCACCCGCGGACTCTAATATGGATTTATAATATTCCACGGCCTCTTCGACGGAACTTGGTGCCATCGCCAATTCCTCTTTACCTGAGCGCTCGAATTCTTTTTGGTCTTTAAATCCCTGTTCGAATGAGTCTACTATTTCATTCCAATCAATTACTGACTGGACTTGTTGCGATAAATCCTCGTTCTCAATAAAGTAATTATTTTCGATCATTTGAACACTCCCGGTTTGCCTGGAATTGAACGTACGTTTATTCACGTAACGTTTCTGTAAAACTTGGTTATACTACCTTAAATTTAGGAAAAGGTAAATTCATAGATTCTCTTTTTTTATTCGAGTGTCTGAAAGAAAAGAACGGTGTTCGCTAAAAAAGTAATGGACTAAGGTTGTGTGGGAACTCCCACTGAATCTTCAGAAGAAAAAGTGTTGGCGGAAGCGCGGCTTTCTGATATGGAGTCGAAACTATCGAGGCTAGCGGGTACCACCACACCGGCCCCCGCCCAGGAAGGGTGGGGATACCAAATTTTACACCAAAACAAACAATCTGTGCCGGGTCTATCGCAATAGCTTAATAGAATCTTCCCAATTCCAATTAATGAATTTCGAAAAGGCTGCGAGCATAAAAAAGCCGCCTTTCGGCGGCCTTCCGGGTATTTCCCGATTTATATAATAAGTAAGCTTATTTTTTAGCACCAGAAAGAGCTTTCTTAAGAGCTTCTTCTGCGGCAATAGCTTGCTTTTCTAATTCAACAGGATTGGAGTGAACAATCGGAGAAAGTCCTGGAGTTCCTGGAACACCTAAAACACCGACCGTAGCAACGAACGATCCTTTCACTTCACCTGGTTTGTAGGTGGTGAAAGCGATTCTATATAAACCGCGAACTAAAAGTTTTTTAGTGTCGATGTTTTTCAACTCGTCCAAGCTTTTTGGAATATTCGGAATGGTGATCCGAGTTAGAGAGTTGTATTTTGCGTGACGCTCTTCATGGTAAGTGTCATCGCCGTCATCATCATCTTTCAGTTTTTGAACAGCTGGTTTTTTAGAAGCGGCCTCGATTTGGTCTGGCATAATTGCTGCCATACGCTCAACACGGACCCAAGTATCGAACCAGTTCGGCATACTTTTTTCTTCTGGAGTTGCAGCTTTGAAGCTATCACTCACGATGTCTGAAGAACTTGGCTCTCCGATTTCACCGGTAGGAGAAATCATACGAACACCGATTTCAGCAACTGCAGCAGGAACCCAAACATATAGATAATATGCTTTTTTATTTCCGTCTACAATTCCGTCACTTTTTTGACCAGGCTTAATGAATCCCCAGTAGTTAACAGTTTCAGAATAACCTAACATCGGTTTTGGAGCGGCAACACCCGGAACTGACGGAGCGCTAAGTCCGGTGTCTGGGAGTGGGATGGAGCTTTTAAGGGATGGTAATCCGCCATGGCAAGCAGTAAAGCTCGCAAGAATTGCAGAAACCATAAGAATCAAAGACTTTTTCATTCGGGAGACTCTCCTTGGTATGGATTGCTCACACTAAGGAACCGTTTTGTTTTTGTAAATCGAATTAATAATTTTTTGTTTCTAAGGTTTTTGGCAGCGCAAAAAGATGGAATTTGATTGCCGATTTTTGAACAATAAAAAATTGAATGATCGACGTTA includes:
- the lipL32 gene encoding major surface lipoprotein LipL32, producing the protein MKKSLILMVSAILASFTACHGGLPSLKSSIPLPDTGLSAPSVPGVAAPKPMLGYSETVNYWGFIKPGQKSDGIVDGNKKAYYLYVWVPAAVAEIGVRMISPTGEIGEPSSSDIVSDSFKAATPEEKSMPNWFDTWVRVERMAAIMPDQIEAASKKPAVQKLKDDDDGDDTYHEERHAKYNSLTRITIPNIPKSLDELKNIDTKKLLVRGLYRIAFTTYKPGEVKGSFVATVGVLGVPGTPGLSPIVHSNPVELEKQAIAAEEALKKALSGAKK
- a CDS encoding DUF5360 family protein: MPAAEEIQFRKPKGLSEFFLITDIGFILYWGITSIKIIPDEFLFKDYSDPILNAWNWSFLPLDLFISFTGLASLYLFNKRNSVWKNLAILSLGFTIASGIQAISFWIIRGDVSLLWWAPNIYLIFYPLFYVRFLLKN
- a CDS encoding acyl-CoA dehydrogenase family protein; this translates as MIENNYFIENEDLSQQVQSVIDWNEIVDSFEQGFKDQKEFERSGKEELAMAPSSVEEAVEYYKSILESAGEIAGLEIAPKAKEMDAEGLKYSNGKVIFPQTMMECLAKVKEAGILPYSIGRKFGGLGIPATIQAMLMEIFARADGAFAIAIGCMNLAETIERFGSEELVREYVPKMAAGDLCGAMALTEPNYGSDLPNLQTKAIKDPSGTWRITGAKRFITHGCGFGNIPSVILTLARTGSPTSGARGLSFFLVKSSDVQIAGIEKKMGLHCSPTCEVVYENSPGVLIGEEGYGLVRYSMAMMNGARLSIAAQALGIGTAAYYEAKKYAEEREQFGKKIQDIPAVRKMLESMDREIVAMRAILQEASRSIDLYHWKSEHLKETGMDEREIKKDETIRKWEKLANLFTPLSKYYITEQANKIAYDGLQIHGGAGYTYDYDISRIVRDVRITNIYEGTTQLQIVAAIGGVVSGLSPKGHLRQYLDEEIANFPSSALLSKVKEKLETNYGLYTSLESGEDKDEVAFELVESAARTVNGLLLERGANKLSGKRKETRLALANGYNLDSIAILESNRIRIQNKKR
- a CDS encoding adenylate/guanylate cyclase domain-containing protein, with amino-acid sequence MDESWRKVVENEEKIGAYVSNAFRYILLVFFAFQLLANLHTGNAWINGIGISLFTVITVGHSVIIRTCPRWAISVYSYIALVSDFVIISGVLISYTFLASPDNLGFALKNPIQSFFFFPLAFSLVQFRLRLVLLSVMLYYTFYFGFFAYAAYLGKITYAVDWKDYVMGPNLLLADAFTGRPLVYLILAFFFCFGILRTLIMIRRIGEAEAQRSLLSRYFSPGMVTEMMANPDVLTGRRQTATILFTDIRNFTALSENMDPIELGKFLSSIRETLTECVFEFGGTLDKYIGDAVMATFGTPYPSDDPAADAIKALSCGKRMLERLGDFNAKRMANGYPPVSIGIGIHTGEVFSGNIETSQRAEFTVIGDAVNTASRIESLTKNFGKEFLVSEETWKLAGANFNGETLPPIQVKGREKLVTVIAVGI
- a CDS encoding oxidoreductase, translating into MKHRIAIVAGGTGLVGSQLVRELLLDADWDKVYMIVRKPLSWSHPKLEPILVDWDHFQDIPKGVTDAFSALGTTIKQAGTRENFRKVDFEYAISFAKAAKSNGVRGFSLVSSLGADSESIVFYNKVKGEVEREISKLGFEYLGIFRPSLLEGDRKEFRIGEKIGAILAIFLNPILIGPLRKYRSIEGSVVAKAMLNAAWADLKGNIIIDSDKIQELGSSNVRAKISEVLKKEV
- a CDS encoding DUF962 domain-containing protein yields the protein MSQETNYTTLGEFWPFYLREHSNKLNRILHFIGTSIALGWIISAVAFLNPWYLLGALFSGYLFAWIGHFFVEKNRPATFTYPIKSFLSDWRMFFYTITGQLGKELQKAGVK